CAATCGGGAATACCTGCTCACCCTAGTCGATAAGATTCGGCTCTTCGTCATTCGAGGTTGACGGTTAGCTTAAGATTCATTCGCCAGCTCTGGCCACTGAGGCGGGTCGCGATCGTCAGTTCAGCCTTTTCAGTCCAGGCCTGATCTCCTGCCCGCCTAGCTCAACTCGTTCAATGCATGGTCGTAAGCTATCGTCCCCACTCGGGTATAATTGGGGGTAATGGATTACATGCCGATCGCTGATTTCATCGCCGAGAAGCGTTTCGTTCGTCACTTGGAACTGATCGAGGCAGGCTTCAATCCGGCAACGATCGCGCGCGCTACGGCTCGTGGAGATCTCGTTCGCATGGACCTGGGCATCTATGCTGATCCGGTCGCGTCCGAGCACTGGAAAGCTGAACTGGCGGTGGCGACATGTGCCTTCCCTCGCAGCGTGATCGCGGGAGCTTCGGCGGCGCAGCAACATGAGCTTTGTGACGTGATGCCTCATGCCATCTCGATTTTGGCTCCACACGTATCCCGGCACAAGACGGCGCTCATCACGCCGATCTCGATCTCGCGAACCCGGCGTCCCGAAGCGCTGACCGAAGGTATCGAGGCGCTCGATGTCGCAGGCTATCAGGTTCCGATCACATCCCCCGCTCGCACTGTCATCGATCTGCACCTCACGGGCGACGAGCAAAGCGCTGCCATGAGCCTTGTCACCTACATGCACCGTGGGCTCGACGTGATGGAGCTCGACCGGTTGAGCGCTGTCTTCGGAATTTTCGATCAGCTCGCGCCGGTGACAATTGCTCTGCAGCTGAGGGCTTATGGCTGAGGGCCAGTCTCTTCATCCCCTCCAGTTGTAGCTTGCGCCCTTCTCGTCGAGGCTGACGGGTATCAGGGAAACGGGTGGGCTCATGTCGTCAAAACCAGTCAGTGATACCCGCACGCGCTTTCAGAGAGGCGGCGTCGAGTACCGCGGGCATCAGATCCGGGCGAAGAAGGATTTCGCCGATTTCGTCGGCTATCACCGCGGCTTCTATTTCTCCGAAGCCTACGTCGTGCTGAAGGACGGGATCAACGTGATGCCCGGCGCTTGCTACTTCAGCAACGTCGCAGATGCCGAGATGGCCATCGATATCAAGCTCGATGTCAGCCCTGACCGCTTTTGGGAGACTGTGCGGGCTGTCCAGGAAGCTCAGCGAAATGCTGCCATCCTCGTCATCGAACAGGCGCGCCAGCAATCCAAGGCTCCGGAGCCGAAAAATGAGGTCATCGACAACGATGCCTCGCCCGAAGCGCCGGCTCTTTCCATGTGATCAACCCCACCCAGGGTGGGTTGACAAACCATGATCCTTGAGGATCGCCAGATCAAAAGCTCAATTCTGGATTGACGAAGCGGGGCGGCCAGAACCTAGATGACGCATCTGTCATCGAAGGTGGATCATGCAGGCCAAAGACTTCTCCCTGAACGAGGTTTTGCAGGAGCGCCAGCAGTGGGTCGTGCCTGTCTATCAGCGAAACTACACCTGGGAGACCGGAGCCGACGGCCAGTTGCCCAAGCTATGGGATGACCTGCGCGATCGCGCCCAGGAATGTCTCGATGGAGGCAAGCCAAA
This genomic window from Bosea sp. RAC05 contains:
- a CDS encoding type IV toxin-antitoxin system AbiEi family antitoxin domain-containing protein; this translates as MPIADFIAEKRFVRHLELIEAGFNPATIARATARGDLVRMDLGIYADPVASEHWKAELAVATCAFPRSVIAGASAAQQHELCDVMPHAISILAPHVSRHKTALITPISISRTRRPEALTEGIEALDVAGYQVPITSPARTVIDLHLTGDEQSAAMSLVTYMHRGLDVMELDRLSAVFGIFDQLAPVTIALQLRAYG